From one Nematostella vectensis chromosome 7, jaNemVect1.1, whole genome shotgun sequence genomic stretch:
- the LOC5520881 gene encoding D(1)-like dopamine receptor, with protein sequence MTDVPTSSPCTVHTVSTGSILTAFCYGALIPPTVLGNGLVVISFVINRRLRTATNIFILGLSLSDLLIGSYSLPFWTYIVSYDFLSVGICYKSLYQTYICMDILTGCASILQLTAIATERLFFTISPLKHRRLPRLVYYIMLIAAWLFSTFVAALQPVQSESWEHIYSVFLLVTCFIIPLIIIISVYLYILHVGRRQARPRRSSQSSVGSSGGYLKEFHIFITVIVITGLFVTAWMPFFVVTVIATLCPSCLPPVPQVYHLVRFVKWMQYSSSSVNPYIYAYRNVELKRTFWKVLESCLCGLYKRDRPGSINDFHRRSEVHMPGCPRKMNSTLARSAHVNASFKDEMENSVAPERFQSTPDQFTFERQGCKENGRETSYLDEEIVNLGPAPQRFSLQPKKTTRGSTIMNGHSSLFPGKIDIVKNRQTNPARNHHRSASVSNMSGPPRRGTGASQVGRPRTSTLSDVRESRDNPGMKSGSRDRESRDSEGSRKIRTSSFATDVARLDTDSASRYRDGTRERWRTDNVSTRRDPSDNQASYV encoded by the coding sequence ATGACAGACGTTCCCACTTCATCCCCCTGCACCGTCCACACTGTCTCTACCGGATCCATCCTCACCGCGTTTTGCTATGGAGCCCTCATCCCTCCAACAGTTCTCGGAAACGGCTTGGTGGTGATCTCCTTCGTGATTAATCGCCGTCTTCGCACAGCTACTAACATATTTATCCTCGGGCTCTCACTGAGTGATCTCCTCATAGGCAGCTATTCTCTGCCATTCTGGACTTATATTGTTTCGTACGATTTCCTGTCTGTCGGGATCTGCTATAAGTCTCTTTACCAGACATATATATGCATGGACATCCTTACGGGCTGCGCATCGATTTTACAGCTTACGGCGATTGCGACTGAGCGGTTGTTTTTCACAATATCGCCACTAAAGCATCGCAGACTGCCTCGCTTGGTCTACTACATCATGCTAATCGCGGCTTGGTTATTCAGCACTTTTGTAGCAGCGCTACAACCAGTTCAAAGCGAATCATGGGAGCATATTTACAGTGTATTCCTACTCGTAACCTGTTTTATTATCCCgcttattataattatttccGTCTATTTGTACATATTACATGTTGGTCGCCGACAAGCTCGTCCGAGACGGAGTTCCCAATCGAGTGTCGGCTCCTCGGGGGGCTATCTCAAGGAGTTTCACATCTTTATCACCGTCATTGTTATCACGGGGCTGTTCGTCACCGCGTGGATGCCGTTTTTTGTTGTCACTGTAATCGCGACACTTTGCCCAAGTTGTTTGCCGCCTGttccacaggtataccatctgGTTCGTTTTGTCAAGTGGATGCAGTACAGCTCGAGTTCTGTTAACCCGTATATTTACGCGTACCGCAACGTGGAGCTTAAAAGAACGTTCTGGAAGGTTCTGGAAAGCTGCTTGTGTGGATTGTATAAAAGGGACAGACCGGGCTCGATCAATGATTTCCACAGACGGAGTGAGGTACACATGCCAGGGTGCCCGCGAAAAATGAACTCGACTTTGGCGCGAAGTGCGCACGTCAACGCTTCCTTCAAAGATGAAATGGAGAATTCAGTCGCCCCGGAGCGCTTTCAGTCCACCCCAGATCAGTTCACATTTGAACGCCAAGGGTGCAAAGAAAATGGGAGAGAGACTAGTTACTTAGATGAGGAAATAGTAAACTTGGGACCAGCTCCGCAAAGATTTTCCCTTCAacctaaaaaaacaacaagaggGTCGACAATCATGAATGGCCACTCGTCCCTCTTCCCGGGGAAAATAGATATTGTTAAAAATAGACAAACGAATCCGGCGAGGAATCACCATAGAAGCGCTAGCGTGAGCAATATGAGTGGTCCCCCTCGTCGTGGGACTGGTGCGAGTCAGGTGGGAAGACCGAGGACAAGCACACTCTCTGACGTCAGAGAATCACGTGATAACCCGGGTATGAAGAGTGGCAGTAGAGACAGGGAATCTAGAGATAGCGAGGGCTCGCGTAAAATACGAACTTCATCGTTCGCGACAGATGTTGCGCGTCTAGACACGGACAGCGCCAGTAGGTACAGGGATGGCACTAGAGAACGATGGCGAACTGATAACGTGTCAACGCGCAGAGATCCCTCAGATAACCAAGCCTCTTACGTGTAA
- the LOC116614691 gene encoding protein phosphatase 1 regulatory subunit 27-like, translating into MQDHVKKQISTKTNIDKKCRRNQRKRPPTFPVDLQVRLQSSSSPMDRETITKRLKKLMKNQDINAVTTSGVTVLTQCALDGILDTIKILVELGADVNKRDYFGWTALHYAASEGYVEICRYLLQHGANTRIEDDEGKLPVEVTDDDEILRLLLRATMMLSLPPMDSNTSIHSF; encoded by the coding sequence ATGCAAGACCacgtaaaaaaacaaatatcgacaaaaacaaatatcgaCAAGAAATGCCGAAGAAATCAACGAAAACGTCCTCCAACGTTCCCTGTGGATCTCCAAGTAAGACTACAGTCTTCTTCAAGTCCGATGGACAGGGAAACGATAACTAAACGGTTAAAAAAACTTATGAAAAACCAAGACATTAATGCAGTGACCACATCAGGAGTGACCGTACTGACACAGTGCGCGTTAGACGGAATCCTGGACACGATTAAAATCCTCGTGGAACTAGGAGCTGATGTCAATAAAAGAGACTATTTCGGTTGGACTGCGCTTCACTACGCTGCGAGTGAGGGCTATGTAGAGATCTGCCGATATTTATTACAGCATGGGGCGAACACAAGAATCGAAGACGATGAAGGAAAGCTACCAGTCGAGGTTACGGACGATGATGAAATCTTAAGGTTGCTGCTGAGAGCTACTATGATGCTAAGTCTACCTCCCATGGACTCTAATACTTCGATACATAGCTTCTAA
- the LOC5520786 gene encoding octopamine receptor 1, whose product MTNNSSNPSHLFPNFPRLPNDEIETIASSVFYIILALLIIGGNSLVIAAYRSNPRLQTVTNSFLVGLAVSDLLVGLVSIPLWLYFSICQYYGPCTQNVGLKIFYPTVDVFCGSASVLQLTAISVERCIALTQPIRHRTHSPRFYHAMIVMAWLIAFILAGLYPFQVERWQKAYTAVLAIVSYGLPILIIIVLYAIIYSTSRKESRKWVNPEGIPRRVTHQGTKIAVTIAVITCLLVIAWLPFFVVNIIATFCSYKALPPYPALLRLVRFVKWMHYSNSFMNPCVYAYRNIEMRRTFQRILPPLLSCCCAPYPPQYSTSLGLIRRQFNVISGNPGNVNPGFHGDQGEAQEGINREHAGKGGVVIRAVVSPPTRLNPVQLSFATQLDV is encoded by the exons ATGACAAACAATTCGTCGAATCCATCACACTTGTTCCCAAACTTCCCGCGGTTGCCAAATGACGAAATCGAGACGATAGCATCGAGTGTATTTTATATCATCCTTGCTTTGCTGATCATCGGGGGAAATAGTTTGGTTATTGCGGCATATCGTAGCAACCCACGACTACAGACGGTGACGAACAGCTTCCTAGTGGGGCTGGCAGTCAG CGATCTTCTGGTGGGTCTGGTGTCTATCCCCCTCTGGCTCTACTTCTCCATCTGTCAGTACTACGGCCCATGCACGCAGAACGTAGGCCTCAAGATTTTCTACCCGACTGTAGACGTGTTCTGTGGTAGCGCGTCTGTGCTGCAGCTCACGGCGATCAGCGTAGAGCGATGCATTGCCCTCACACAGCCAATCAGGCACAGAACCCACTCGCCACGCTTTTACCACGCCATGATCGTGATGGCGTGGCTGATCGCCTTTATCTTGGCAGGCCTTTATCCATTCCAG GTTGAGCGATGGCAAAAGGCGTACACAGCGGTCCTTGCGATCGTCTCTTATGGTCTCCCCATACTCATCATCATCGTACTCTACGCCATCATCTACTCCACTTCCCGCAAGGAGTCCCGCAAGTGGGTTAATCCCGAGGGAATCCCGCGCAGGGTCACACACCAAGGGACCAAGATAGCAGTCACGATCGCTGTGATCACGTGTCTGTTGGTGATCGCCTGGCTGCCCTTTTTCGTGGTGAATATCATAGCCACGTTTTGCTCGTACAAGGCTCTGCCGCCTTACCCCGCCCTACTACGGTTGGTCAG GTTCGTGAAGTGGATGCATTACAGCAACAGTTTCATGAACCCTTGCGTGTACGCCTACCGCAATATAGAGATGCGCCGGACATTTCAACGGATACTACCCCCCTTGCTCTCCTGCTGCTGCGCACCCTACCCCCCACAGTACTCCACCTCCCTCGGCCTGATAAGGCGACAGTTCAACGTCATTTCCGGCAACCCCGGTAACGTCAACCCCGGTTTCCATGGCGACCAAGGTGAAGCCCAAGAGGGAATTAACCGAGAGCATGCTGGGAAGGGGGGTGTGGTGATCCGGGCCGTCGTGTCACCACCGACTCGACTGAACCCCGTGCAGCTCTCATTCGCGACTCAGCTAGACGTGTAG